In the genome of Phaeodactylum tricornutum CCAP 1055/1 chromosome 18, whole genome shotgun sequence, one region contains:
- a CDS encoding predicted protein, with amino-acid sequence KPPLTVVILGHVDAGKSTVTGHLLYRNQQEQQSSSPSLYGRSRPPTNWAWLLDEDDQERAHGVTMDIATKTIETARYNVVLQDAPGHADYVPAMITGTASADAALLVVDATDGAAHTALQSGQLKEHAYVARGLGVNQILVVINKMDLVDWSQEVYESMRFTLETFLTSIGYAESKLRYVPVSGLTGVNVYTDKRKRVDPTTAAEYAALSSWYENGPTLWQALDGFVAPVRKNVEKPLLVIVTDVLGEQGKGVAVRAKMATGWLGLNETLIVLPIGDAVTVHKLASVQSLEASGSQSSATDRSKYAISGELVDLTLTGIDVSRISTGSVLCRDEWRPPLGRYCRAKIWILDALSIPLIRGAQAIFHMHHLDVPCYCSKLIRTLQKDGVTVAKERPRALTANTQAIVELTLSNAIAMEAFTDCRALGRFVLRRSGDSVAVGRIEEVLMVNR; translated from the coding sequence AAACCTCCCTTGACGGTAGTAATCTTGGGACACGTGGATGCCGGGAAATCGACCGTGACAGGACATTTGTTGTACCGCAACCAGCAAGAGCAACAATCATCGTCACCGTCTCTCTACGGTAGATCGCGTCCGCCGACCAATTGGGCTTGGTTgttggacgaggacgaccaGGAGCGGGCACACGGGGTGACCATGGACATTGCTACCAAGACGATCGAAACCGCACGGTACAACGTTGTCTTGCAGGACGCTCCGGGACACGCGGACTACGTACCAGCCATGATTACCGGTACGGCTTCGGCGGATGCGGCCCTCCTCGTCGTGGACGCTACGGACGGAGCCGCCCACACGGCCCTCCAATCGGGACAACTCAAGGAACACGCCTACGTGGCACGAGGACTCGGTGTCAACCAAATTTTGGTGGTCATTAACAAAATGGACTTGGTCGACTGGAGCCAGGAAGTTTACGAATCGATGCGATTCACGCTCGAAACGTTCTTGACGAGTATTGGATACGCCGAATCGAAGCTACGGTACGTTCCCGTTTCCGGATTGACGGGAGTCAACGTCTATACGGACAAACGAAAAAGGGTTGACCCCACCACGGCCGCAGAGTACGCAGCGCTATCATCCTGGTACGAGAACGGTCCCACCTTGTGGCAAGCTTTGGACGGCTTTGTCGCCCCGGTACGCAAAAACGTAGAAAAGCCATTGCTCGTAATTGTGACGGACGTGCTGGGTGAGCAAGGCAAAGGTGTTGCAGTCCGCGCCAAAATGGCCACGGGTTGGCTAGGCCTGAACGAAACGTTGATCGTGTTGCCGATTGGGGACGCCGTCACGGTGCACAAATTGGCCTCGGTACAGTCACTGGAAGCCTCGGGATCTCAGTCCAGCGCAACAGATCGCTCCAAGTACGCTATTTCGGGTGAACTGGTGGATTTGACGCTGACCGGCATTGACGTTAGTCGTATTTCCACCGGTAGTGTCTTGTGTCGGGATGAGTGGCGGCCTCCTTTGGGGCGATATTGTCGGGCCAAGATATGGATCCTCGACGCGTTGTCCATTCCCTTGATCCGTGGTGCGCAAGCCATTTTCCACATGCATCACTTGGATGTGCCCTGCTACTGTTCCAAGCTGATTCGGACGTTGCAGAAGGATGGGGTCACGGTCGCCAAGGAGCGACCGCGGGCTTTGACGGCCAATACCCAGGCTATTGTCGAACTGACTTTATCCAACGCTATTGCCATGGAAGCCTTTACGGATTGTCGCGCGTTGGGACGTTTCGTACTGCGACGGAGCGGTGACAGTGTTGCGGTTGGACGAATTGAAGAAGTGCTGATGGTGAACCGATAA
- a CDS encoding predicted protein, producing the protein MMSTLDVSVGLRGSRRVQDDAAVPPPPSIYPPPPADVAAAEQARSEVNTEDTEEGFREVNEEGEVEDGEEVDMEDGEETEQEEEEEEDEEEEEEEEEEEDEEEEQEEDEEEEQEEVDEEEQEEKEEDPEKEPTQEGIETDAASKDAEALDESGEDADAMKAKSSSADPTKAVEEKEDEGPDSKSNDEETPEGTTDADEGTGGGSEDVDSVQKVDEVDANKDKTEDANASNDDTSGSGDRESADAKENNEETDEEEKPEGDNDSKDEVSNDSKDEEEDSEDSEDEEEDSKDDDMESEDNIVLPEKPSLPDNPKDLELPSMDLPATNSGTSANSSPQLAAPGGNSREENLFGLNGPLVVGIAVVGMILALTLRKRRNASKNNTFRTVQRGTKAQGYRRL; encoded by the coding sequence ATGATGAGCACTCTCGATGTCAGTGTCGGTTTGCGGGGAAGCCGTCGGGTCCAAGACGACGCGGCGGTGCCGCCTCCACCGTCCATCTATCCTCCGCCTCCCGCCGACGTGGCTGCGGCGGAACAAGCCCGTTCAGAAGTCAACACGGAAGATACAGAAGAAGGGTTCCGTGAAGTCAATGAAGAGGGAGAGGTGGAAGACGGTGAAGAAGTAGACATGGAAGATGGAGAAGAGAcggaacaagaagaggaagaagaagaagacgaggaggaggaagaagaagaagaagaagaagaagacgaggaggaggaacaagaagaagacgaggaggaggaaCAAGAGGAAGTAGACGAGGAGGAACAAGAAGAGAAGGAAGAAGATCCAGAGAAGGAACCAACCCAGGAGGGCATCGAGACGGACGCAGCGTCTAAAGACGCAGAAGCGCTGGACGAATCCGGAGAAGATGCGGATGCGATGAAAGCGAAATCGAGCAGCGCCGACCCAACGAAAGCTgtggaggaaaaggaggaCGAGGGTCCCGACAGTAaatccaacgacgaagaaacacCAGAGGGTACCACTGATGCAGACGAGGGAACCGGTGGAGGCAGTGAGGACGTCGATTCTGTACAGAAAGTCGACGAAGTGGATGCGAATAAAGACAAAACGGAAGATGCAAACGCTTCGAACGACGACACCAGCGGCAGTGGAGACCGTGAAAGCGCGGATGCCAAAGAGAATAATGAAGAAAcagacgaggaagaaaagccgGAAGGTGACAATGACAGTAAAGACGAAGTTAGCAACGACAGcaaggatgaagaagaggataGCGAAGACAGcgaggatgaagaagaggataGCAAAGACGATGACATGGAGAGCGAGGACAACATCGTGCTTCCCGAGAAGCCTTCGCTGCCGGACAATCCAAAGGACCTTGAACTCCCATCCATGGACCTGCCCGCGACCAATAGTGGAACAAGTGCGAATAGTTCACCACAGCTGGCGGCGCCGGGTGGAAATTCCCGAGAGGAGAATTTGTTCGGATTGAATGGACCGCTTGTAGTGGGCATTGCGGTTGTTGGTATGATCTTGGCCCTAACGCTCCGCAAGCGCCGCAATGCGTCCAAGAACAACACCTTTCGTACGGTCCAACGTGGAACGAAAGCGCAAGGATACCGCCGTCTCTAA
- a CDS encoding predicted protein: MTARTRGHEWTRLRLRGSRRLREEFVLEDFRAWVDSSADLSDDETENEARQKKLVGDDAVYEPTVNDMYDRDAKVHRKLETERSGVKYANVSTNAIFNREGEPRFVDQQEDPGDGNAVALARGNLIMLDYYYRVYSYHPEMKAMSYIGEETRMTEGLGTLMAGAVVVGAIVALWLRRSCLSGNKVRRAVSLELKAYGYRQL; encoded by the coding sequence ATGACGGCACGAACTAGGGGACACGAGTGGACGAGGTTACGTCTACGTGGCAGTCGTCGCTTGCGGGAAGAATTTGTGCTGGAGGACTTTCGAGCATGGGTCGATTCTTCGGCGGACTTGTCGGACGATGAAACAGAGAACGAGGCACGGCAAAAAAAACTTGTCGGTGACGATGCCGTGTACGaaccaacagtaaatgatATGTACGATCGTGACGCAAAAGTTCACCGCAAATTGGAAACGGAGCGCAGTGGGGTTAAGTATGCGAATGTGAGTACAAATGCGATCTTTAACAGAGAGGGTGAGCCTCGGTTCGTCGACCAACAGGAAGATCCGGGGGACGGAAACGCCGTGGCATTGGCACGTGGCAATCTTATTATGCTGGATTACTATTACCGTGTATATTCATATCATCCCGAGATGAAGGCTATGTCTTATATTGGTGAAGAGACGAGAATGACGGAAGGGTTGGGTACCCTGATGGCCGGTGCCGTGGTGGTCGGTGCCATTGTGGCTCTGTGGCTCCGACGGTCCTGTTTGTCCGGAAACAAAGTTCGGCGGGCGGTGTCCCTAGAACTCAAAGCGTACGGGTATCGACAGTTATAA
- a CDS encoding predicted protein codes for MAGGSAHHSWHPHNGASSSAYKVTALSSTGSSHGRYPPTKAHHHHTRPHDVAAMLARGYSARFLGANVPQSLTVCRKDEIEKDLRHMQAYYQAVQHYEQQCYLHHNPDAVNATPDPYHNGTAPALLRGAPGTTRLPIRIDPEEEKRRDVLRQTMLVAEHERAQLEQQYVSLMAHYVDVAQALQQATQNQRESVDFLQAAVDQKARAVAWMRAKTQLARDVRDVLQHRGRVLAAAHGDQTAPVPSVPSLALAEDDPLYQIWNEWENNAPTIASNNANSNKAGKKAPVKPTKNVTVWPSTVLAATPPGVPLLLSATSKAPEKSLAMGMNGDLCWFPTHVPDDVSSHDRITPTATSAATTTTTTTASSTTVVVTEEEDESEVVDQLRDTVTALSHELEQEQAQNAAIASKLWESRLAQDEWVAMMNILRQETEGILHRHNVLLESDMALERAAAKELAEEGTDEDDGSGADRQSSVPPEVTTTTAPIRKADEANDGDDEDSLDEEEEEPQSSIAVVAEAAGKRSTIEPDGAGPRVSSKRRRL; via the coding sequence ATGGCGGGAGGCAGTGCGCATCACTCTTGGCATCCACACAATGgcgcttcgtcgtccgcgtACAAAGTCACTGCGCTCTCCTCTACGGGAAGCAGTCACGGTCGGTACCCTCCCACCAAAGCTCACCATCATCACACTCGTCCGCACGACGTTGCCGCGATGCTCGCTCGTGGCTACTCGGCGCGATTCCTCGGAGCCAACGTGCCGCAATCCTTAACTGTTTGTCGCaaggacgaaatcgaaaaagaccTCCGTCACATGCAGGCCTATTACCAAGCCGTGCAGCACTACGAACAGCAGTGTTATTTGCACCACAATCCCGACGCCGTAAACGCGACACCCGACCCCTACCACAACGGCACCGCACCCGCTCTGCTCCGCGGAGCCCCGGGGACAACGCGGTTGCCCATTCGCATTgatccggaagaagaaaagcgtCGGGATGTCTTGCGACAAACAATGCTAGTCGCGGAACACGAACGGGCGCAACTCGAGCAACAGTACGTGTCCCTCATGGCCCACTACGTGGATGTTGCCCAAGCCCTGCAACAGGCCACACAGAACCAGCGTGAATCGGTGGACTTTTTGCAAGCCGCCGTCGACCAGAAAGCCCGGGCAGTGGCCTGGATGCGGGCCAAAACGCAATTGGCCCGGGATGTTCGGGACGTCCTGCAACACCGCGGACGAGTGCTGGCCGCCGCCCACGGCGACCAAACCGCCCCGGTCCCTTCCGTTCCCTCGCTCGCACTCGCCGAAGACGACCCCCTCTACCAAATATGGAACGAATGGGAAAACAACGCGCCCACCATTGCATCCAATAAtgccaacagcaacaaggcggGCAAAAAGGCTCCCGTCAAGCCCACCAAGAATGTCACCGTGTGGCCCAGCACGGTGTTGGCGGCGACCCCGCCGGGCGTACCCTTACTCTTGTCGGCCACCAGCAAGGCACCCGAAAAGTCGCTGGCCATGGGGATGAACGGGGACTTGTGTTGGTTTCCCACCCACGTGCCCGACGACGTGAGCTCTCACGACCGTATAACGCCCACGGCAACctcggcggcgacgacgactaCTACCACAACGGCTTCCTCAACGACTGTGGTCGTaaccgaggaagaagacgaatcGGAAGTGGTGGACCAATTGCGCGACACTGTCACGGCCTTGTCCCACGAACTGGAGCAGGAACAAGCGCAAAACGCCGCGATTGCGTCGAAATTGTGGGAATCCCGTTTAGCTCAGGATGAATGGGTAGCCATGATGAACATTCTCCGTcaagaaacggaaggcatCTTGCACCGACACAATGTCTTGCTGGAATCCGACATGGCGTTGGAACGCGCAGCGGCAAAGGAACTGGCCGAGGAAGGGAcagacgaagatgacggtTCCGGGGCGGACCGGCAGAGTTCGGTCCCTCCGGAAGtcaccacgacgacggcaCCGATCCGCAAGGCGGACGAAGCCAATGATGgagacgacgaggacagtctggacgaagaggaggaagaaccACAGAGCAGTATTGCGGTAGTAGCGGAGGCTGCGGGGAAACGGTCTACAATCGAGCCGGATGGAGCTGGTCCCCGGGTTAGCAGCAAGCGACGTCGATTGTAA
- a CDS encoding predicted protein: MILPHPSPPQVPARRTPTRSVGTRSTIHNQSQASTCRSRSLPSHQTPLQTLVGVAPMHCESDDVAVNANREESIFDPRITDARNGTEFEAAPSLEDPMQVDDDTVQSFLVKTLPLVTPASPTTVAVRSPVTRAPTTDAIDAINPSIGAAVTTTTILHNNNTIRALSPHPFTQWVDYLPSLPQSSHEATVTTLTTPTRQHTTASATVKRVSLDATESHLHDNNNTTLGCHHDDEDLHEMQLDVWDDAAASEITSTSDEFYNPLVPHSLLLSHDVQLQHELLLDDATSISSQSLHTPLPPTSGGRTQAETPHHAEDLRMRRQSLAASMQASQQSRKVLLSAHVQQRANLARVLSSIEKSSRQIQTGILTTDASSEHDGHYPSSTTTTLPDNDEDVVLEDDAVLCFPVEELLNDPMV; this comes from the coding sequence ATGATTCTACCGCACCCGTCCCCACCGCAAGTCCCCGCTCGACGCACGCCAACGCGAAGCGTGGGAACCCGTTCGACGATACACAATCAATCGCAAGCCAGTACCTGTCGTAGTAGAAGTTTGCCCAGTCACCAAACGCCACTCCAAACCTTGGTCGGAGTTGCTCCCATGCACTGCGAATCCGACGATGTCGCCGTCAACGCCAATCGAGAGGAATCGATCTTTGATCCAAGGATCACGGACGCGAGAAACGGTACCGAATTCGAGGCTGCTCCTTCCTTGGAAGATCCCATGCAAGTCGATGACGATACAGTCCAATCCTTTCTCGTCAAGACACTCCCCCTCGTCACTCCCGCTTCTCCTACTACCGTGGCGGTACGCAGCCCCGTCACCCGGGCCCCCACTACGGACGCCATTGATGCGATCAATCCCAGTATCGGTGCAGCTGTGACTACGACAACCATCcttcacaacaacaacaccatACGGGCACTCTCCCCACATCCCTTTACCCAATGGGTGGATTACCTTCCATCCCTTCCCCAGTCCTCACACGAAGCGACCGTAACGACATTAACGACACCCACACGGCAACACACTACCGCATCCGCCACGGTTAAACGAGTCTCCCTCGACGCCACGGAATCGCATTTacacgacaacaacaacactacTCTTGGTTGCCatcacgacgacgaggaccTGCACGAAATGCAACTGGACGTATGGGACGATGCCGCCGCTTCCGAAATAACCTCCACTTCGGACGAGTTCTACAATCCTCTCGTCCCCCACAGTCTCTTGCTCAGTCACGATGTGCAACTCCAGCACGAACTGCTCCTGGACGACGCCACTTCCATTTCCAGCCAGAGTCTGCACACTCCCCTCCCCCCGACTTCCGGGGGACGCACCCAAGCGGAAACACCTCATCACGCAGAAGACTTGCGCATGCGACGACAATCCCTCGCCGCATCCATGCAAGCCTCTCAACAGTCCCGTAAAGTGCTCTTGTCCGCACACGTACAACAACGAGCCAATCTCGCAAGAGTTCTCTCCTCCATTGAAAAAAGTTCGCGACAAATTCAAACCGGTATCCTGACCACCGACGCCTCTTCCGAACACGACGGGCATTATCCATCCTCCACAACCACTACTCTTCccgacaatgacgaagacgTGGTCTTGGAGGACGATGCCGTCCTCTGCTTTCCCGTGGAAGAACTCTTGAACGATCCCATGGTATAA
- a CDS encoding predicted protein — protein MLASRRRNSTPYRCYFTNTDRMKQDDPYAQLGLEWGDMPTTSDIKKAYKKRAAQLHPDLNPHNPQALVQFQALQKAYQTLLAYSDGTNAEQYDDWKTHIYRRGDRIAADRTDVAGVRRQRPRPSPHTANVHGALLGHPDGRRGVAYRHRRGGEYLGDGGGEQQHSNGIPSSSQSSSVGRGLNKWVQPKAFQAWDGRTQVASAAAKPKANTK, from the coding sequence ATGCTTGCGTCTCGTCGTCGCAACTCGACGCCGTATCGTTGCTATTTCACCAACACGGACCGCATGAAACAGGACGATCCGTACGCACAACTCGGTTTGGAATGGGGCGATATGCCCACCACGTCCGATATCAAAAAGGCCTACAAAAAGCGTGCCGCCCAACTCCATCCCGATCTCAATCCACACAATCCGCAGGCGCTCGTCCAATTCCAAGCCCTCCAAAAGGCCTACCAAACGCTGCTCGCCTACAGCGACGGCACCAATGCCGAACAGTACGACGACTGGAAAACACATATCTACCGGCGGGGGGACCGTATTGCCGCGGATCGGACAGACGTGGCGGGTGTGCGACGCCAACGGCCCCGGCCGTCCCCCCATACCGCCAACGTCCACGGCGCCCTCCTCGGCCATCCCGATGGTCGACGGGGCGTAGCCTACCGTCACAGACGTGGCGGGGAATACCTGGGAGACGGTGGAGGTGAACAACAGCATTCCAACGGAATTCCATCATCATCCCAATCCAGTAGTGTGGGACGCGGACTCAACAAATGGGTACAGCCCAAAGCCTTTCAAGCCTGGGATGGTCGCACCCAAGTGGCGTCCGCCGCGGCCAAGCCGAAAGCAAATACCAAGTGA
- a CDS encoding predicted protein: MPACHGHYRTTVGCGFSDCFDVNVDSTRLDEPFIPNLTVLSDTLAAAEHNWRAPLSGPDAFGTIRACIAFTGPGTTFTGTFDLLPVRAGGESYEECLGYCYMYGAFPGPLAEVACGLLDGP, encoded by the coding sequence ATGCCCGCGTGTCACGGCCACTATCGTACCACGGTAGGCTGTGGTTTTAGCGACTGCTTTGATGTCAACGTGGACAGCACACGTTTGGATGAGCCGTTTATTCCGAACTTGACCGTGCTGTCGGATACCTTGGCTGCAGCCGAGCACAATTGGCGTGCTCCGTTGTCAGGTCCTGATGCTTTTGGCACGATTCGTGCTTGTATAGCTTTCACCGGTCCCGGAACGACGTTCACCGGGACTTTTGATCTTTTGCCGGTGCGTGCGGGCGGTGAATCGTACGAAGAGTGCCTTGGGTACTGTTACATGTACGGTGCGTTTCCTGGACCGCTTGCCGAAGTCGCTTGTGGTCTTTTGGATGGCCCCTAG
- a CDS encoding predicted protein, whose translation MSIAPAIVPLRIGMFGGGVVGGGVYEILMQRGVATLRRPVVISKICVRNLDKPRSFTIDESQTTLTTDPNDILEDSEIDCVVEVMGGIGLAKQVVLDSLKAGKSVVTANKALLAAHLDECHDAAKSTKKELAYEAAVCGGIPIIQVLQSCYDGDVITNVSGICNGTTNYMLTAMEDGADYATVLQEAQDLGFAEADPTADVEGHDVRAKIAILAKLAFGQTVSVDDIPTAGISNIQAVDFEYAALLHSTIKLVGTARRLTGVDGDDANSSPLSVYVSPVMVSTKDMLASTRGSGNAIVVTSENMNACSYTGPGAGRFPTANSVVADIVRVANGQASVDPFPKVSPEPLELEDNYVSPFYVRIPFRDGLGIIRQTGELAERHGVSIHAILQNPIADPGSADFCVTTDPCPLSNVQAFCNDLAAQNFCRDPPLHMPLLR comes from the coding sequence ATGAGTATCGCTCCCGCTATTGTCCCTCTACGCATCGGCATGTTCGGTGGCGGCGTCGTTGGCGGTGGAGTGTACGAAATCCTCATGCAGCGCGGCGTGGCCACGCTGCGTCGCCCCGTGGTAATTTCCAAGATCTGCGTCCGCAATCTCGACAAGCCGCGTTCCTTCACGATCGACGAAAGCCAAACAACGTTGACAACGGATCCCAACGATATTCTGGAAGATTCCGAGATTGACTGCGTCGTCGAAGTCATGGGAGGCATCGGACTCGCGAAACAAGTCGTGCTCGACAGCCTCAAGGCCGGCAAATCCGTCGTCACCGCCAACAAGGCGCTCCTTGCGGCCCATTTGGATGAATGTCACGACGCCGCCAAGTCCACCAAGAAAGAACTCGCGTACGAAGCAGCGGTTTGCGGGGGAATCCCCATTATTCAAGTCTTACAGAGTTGCTACGATGGAGACGTTATTACCAACGTTTCCGGTATTTGCAACGGCACCACCAACTACATGCTTACCGCCATGGAAGACGGAGCGGATTATGCTACTGTACTGCAAGAAGCTCAAGATTTGGGTTTTGCGGAAGCGGACCCCACGGCGGATGTAGAAGGTCACGATGTCCGTGCCAAAATTGCTATTCTCGCCAAACTCGCGTTCGGACAAACCGTCTCGGTAGACGACATTCCGACTGCGGGAATCAGCAACATTCAAGCCGTCGATTTTGAGTACGCAGCTCTCCTGCATTCCACCATCAAGTTGGTAGGAACGGCTCGTCGTTTGACCGGCGtcgatggcgacgacgctaATTCTAGCCCTCTCAGTGTGTACGTCAGTCCCGTCATGGTCTCGACCAAGGATATGTTGGCGTCGACACGCGGTAGTGGCAACGCCATTGTGGTGACATCGGAAAATATGAATGCCTGTAGCTATACTGGGCCCGGAGCCGGTCGTTTCCCAACCGCAAATTCTGTTGTGGCCGATATTGTTCGCGTTGCCAACGGACAGGCGTCCGTAGATCCCTTTCCCAAAGTCTCGCCCGAACCGCTGGAACTAGAAGACAACTACGTCTCGCCTTTCTACGTACGTATCCCATTTCGCGACGGTCTAGGAATTATCCGGCAGACCGGAGAGTTGGCGGAGCGTCACGGTGTTTCCATTCACGCTATTTTGCAAAATCCCATTGCCGATCCCGGGTCGGCTGATTTCTGTGTCACAACCGATCCCTGTCCACTATCAAACGTGCAGGCCTTTTGCAACGACCTGGCGGCGCAAAATTTTTGCCGCGATCCACCCCTGCATATGCCGTTGTTGCGTTGA